In the Corythoichthys intestinalis isolate RoL2023-P3 chromosome 18, ASM3026506v1, whole genome shotgun sequence genome, GTCAGTGACGTCCACCCCAAGCTTCAGCTGTGTCCCCGCTGACACGGGCCTCCCTGTGGCGCCGACCTTCACCTCTAACCTCGACACCCAGCCATCCTTCCTGTCGCAGGGTCCACCTCCAGCCTACCCTGCGTCCAAGTCTGTGCTCCCGGACTACGTCCTGCCTCAGTCGCAGGATGCCGAGCCACACCTAAACAGGGACAGAAATCCCCCGCACCCGCCGCTAACCCCCCTCTCCACCATCAAGGCCTTCTCCTCCTCGCACGTACCAAACCAGCCACTCGATACCCCCGCCTGCCAGCTCCCCAAGCTGTCCAGGAGAAAGTCAcaaggcaaaggctcccaggagcgTCCTTACACGTGTCCGGCAGAGGGCTGCGACCGCCGCTTTTCGCGCTCGGACGAGCTGACCCGCCATGTGCGTGTGCACACGGGCCAAAAACCCTTCCAGTGTCGGATCTGCATGCGCAGCTTCAGCCGCAGCGACCACCTGACCACTCACATCCGTACCCACACGGGCGAGAAGCCCTTTGCCTGCAGCGAATGTGGTCGCAAATTTGCCCGTAGTGACGAACGCAAACGGCACACCAAGATCCACCAGCGGCACCGGGACCACAACGCTAACCGTGTCCCTCCGCCAGTCACCGCCACGCCTCCCGCCACTTCCTCGGCTTGCTCCTCCTCTTACTCCTCACCTGCTCACGGCTCCCCCTCGCCCACGCCTTCCATCTTTACCCCTTCCTCCTTCCCAAGTTTCCCCAACCTCAGCCGCTCTTCGTCCCCTCAGTCGGAGCGGCCTTTGCTAACATGAAGTCGGACCTCTGAGAGTTTCACTGAGGGCAAACATTACAAGTAAAACATTATAGCTGTGAGCAGTGAACAAGACCATGCACTTGCTTTTtaccagaaaaaaaatgatcatcaaacaattaactcATGAGTTAATTATTTTGCGGCCATTTACagaaatagacatccaattcattttgactgggagggttagcTTCAATAATTTGTTGAGTTGAAAACTGCATTTTATGTTTACTGGGGTTATCTTTGTTGCGAGGGCTCAGCGTAGAAAACAGTTTGAGGGAGGAGCAAATATTTGTCTAGTTAATCTTTTTAACAATGGATGCCGTCGACAGGTAGGCTATAGacgttaggggtgtgacaaaatatcgaaatggtgatatatcgtgatacgttGTATCCcataaggttatcgatatgctcctgtcaacaatcgagatatcgtttaaaaaaggtgtcaattttttagctgccattgacggtgctagacgcccaatccatttacacTGGGAAGGTTCGTTCATTCCAAACCagggcattcacagtcattcggtccgattttcgaggCATTTACAGcttacttgctgttcattttagggtatttacacgtcatttcctgttgagtttgagtcattgcctattcatttgggtgattcccaggtcactgcctgttc is a window encoding:
- the LOC130906523 gene encoding early growth response protein 1-like, with amino-acid sequence MAATKAELLLSALQISEPLAGFPPVVSPLDGYPKLEELQMLLQNAAEGGALLSGETGDYGDLLSELADLQSLPPLTPRIPPLAYSGRFTFEQSSASGGGGSLWPEPLLSLLGGLVSVAAPSSSSVTSTPSFSCVPADTGLPVAPTFTSNLDTQPSFLSQGPPPAYPASKSVLPDYVLPQSQDAEPHLNRDRNPPHPPLTPLSTIKAFSSSHVPNQPLDTPACQLPKLSRRKSQGKGSQERPYTCPAEGCDRRFSRSDELTRHVRVHTGQKPFQCRICMRSFSRSDHLTTHIRTHTGEKPFACSECGRKFARSDERKRHTKIHQRHRDHNANRVPPPVTATPPATSSACSSSYSSPAHGSPSPTPSIFTPSSFPSFPNLSRSSSPQSERPLLT